A DNA window from Pseudomonas tohonis contains the following coding sequences:
- a CDS encoding sulfurtransferase has product MPLAQLISPRQLEARLGEPGLIVLDCRFALDDPAYGQRSYAEGHIPGARFADLEHDLSGVVQKGVTGRHPLPAPERLVERLRGWGVDNDSTLVLHDDGPGAFAARAWWLLAWLGKREGVYLLDGGLKAWRDEGLALEMAVPEVPRGRFSGEADPSLLRSADELQGRLGADDLTLLDARALPRFRGEVEPIDPVAGHIPGAQCAVFTDNLGADGRFLPAEALRQRFAALLGQRPVEGLVAYCGSGVTACHNLFALSLAGYPLAPLYAGSWSEWITDPARPLAKGD; this is encoded by the coding sequence ATGCCCCTCGCGCAACTGATCAGCCCCCGGCAACTGGAAGCCCGCCTGGGAGAACCGGGCCTGATCGTGCTGGATTGCCGCTTCGCACTCGACGATCCCGCCTACGGGCAGCGCAGCTACGCCGAAGGGCATATCCCCGGCGCGCGCTTCGCCGACCTGGAGCACGACCTCTCCGGCGTGGTGCAAAAGGGCGTCACCGGGCGCCACCCGCTGCCTGCCCCGGAACGCCTGGTGGAGCGCCTGCGCGGCTGGGGCGTCGACAATGACAGCACCCTGGTGCTCCACGACGACGGCCCCGGTGCCTTCGCCGCGCGCGCCTGGTGGCTGCTGGCCTGGCTGGGCAAGCGCGAAGGCGTGTACCTGCTGGACGGCGGGCTCAAGGCCTGGCGCGACGAAGGCCTCGCGCTGGAAATGGCCGTGCCGGAAGTGCCCCGTGGCCGCTTCAGCGGCGAAGCCGACCCCAGCCTGCTGCGCAGCGCCGACGAACTGCAGGGCCGCCTGGGCGCTGACGACCTGACACTGCTCGATGCCCGCGCCCTGCCCCGCTTCAGGGGCGAGGTGGAGCCCATCGACCCGGTGGCCGGCCATATCCCCGGCGCCCAGTGCGCGGTGTTCACCGACAACCTCGGCGCCGACGGCCGCTTCCTCCCCGCCGAGGCCCTGCGCCAGCGCTTCGCCGCCCTCCTCGGCCAGCGGCCGGTGGAAGGCCTGGTCGCCTACTGCGGCTCCGGCGTCACCGCCTGCCACAACCTGTTCGCCCTCAGCCTCGCCGGCTACCCGCTGGCGCCGCTCTACGCCGGCTCCTGGAGCGAATGGATCACCGACCCGGCACGCCCGCTGGCCAAGGGCGACTGA
- a CDS encoding OmpP1/FadL family transporter, giving the protein MIKRVFKTSLAIAISAASSYSLAGGFAINEQSVSGMGTAFAGRSSSADDATTVFGNPAGMSRLKREQVSGGIALLDAKTDIDDHSGTFGGSNDGDMVPFMGVPMGYYVKPIDDKWTFGLGMYVPFGLITDYESGFQGRYYGDRSEVRVITLQPTISYKITDQLSVGFGPTINRIDGELTSATLNAGTPGRNDGKVKVKGDDTALGYNVGVLFEATPSTRFGLTYHSMVDYKLKGDTQISGTGFGPFSGNEYDASLKLKTPESVDFSVTHDLNADWTLYAGSTWTRWSRLKDITVNNKGVPALLGGSAGPIGTITEEQDWRDVWSYAVGASYKLNPQWTLRAGLAYDQTPTRNEHRSPRIPTDDRKILSLGAAWSPSDDWTVDVAYSYLKEDDAEVNQTSATKGRYTSTYKNSAHGLGAQVTYRF; this is encoded by the coding sequence GTGATCAAAAGAGTCTTCAAGACCAGCCTCGCAATCGCCATCAGCGCTGCATCCAGCTACAGCCTCGCCGGTGGCTTCGCCATCAACGAACAGAGCGTCAGCGGCATGGGCACCGCCTTTGCCGGTCGCTCCTCGTCCGCCGACGACGCCACCACCGTCTTCGGCAACCCGGCCGGCATGTCGCGCCTCAAGCGCGAGCAGGTCAGTGGTGGCATCGCCCTGCTGGACGCCAAGACCGATATCGACGACCACAGTGGCACCTTCGGCGGCAGCAACGACGGCGACATGGTCCCCTTCATGGGCGTGCCCATGGGCTACTACGTCAAGCCGATCGATGACAAATGGACCTTCGGCCTCGGCATGTACGTGCCCTTCGGCCTGATCACCGACTACGAGTCCGGCTTCCAGGGCCGCTACTACGGCGACCGCAGCGAAGTCCGCGTGATCACCCTGCAGCCGACCATCAGCTACAAGATCACCGACCAGCTCTCCGTCGGCTTCGGCCCGACCATCAACCGCATCGACGGCGAGCTGACCTCCGCCACCCTCAACGCGGGCACCCCCGGCCGCAACGACGGCAAGGTCAAGGTCAAGGGCGACGACACCGCACTGGGCTACAACGTCGGCGTGCTGTTCGAGGCCACCCCCAGCACCCGCTTCGGCCTGACCTACCACTCGATGGTCGACTACAAGCTCAAAGGCGATACCCAGATTTCCGGCACCGGCTTCGGCCCCTTCTCCGGCAACGAGTACGACGCCTCCCTGAAGCTGAAGACCCCCGAATCCGTCGACTTCTCGGTCACCCATGACCTGAACGCCGACTGGACCCTCTATGCCGGCAGCACCTGGACCCGCTGGAGCCGCCTGAAGGACATCACCGTCAACAACAAGGGCGTTCCGGCGCTCCTCGGGGGCTCGGCGGGCCCCATCGGCACCATCACCGAGGAACAGGACTGGCGTGACGTGTGGTCCTACGCCGTGGGCGCCTCCTACAAGCTGAACCCGCAGTGGACCCTGCGCGCCGGCCTGGCCTACGACCAGACCCCGACCCGCAACGAGCACCGCTCGCCGCGCATCCCCACCGACGACCGCAAGATCCTCAGCCTGGGCGCCGCCTGGAGCCCGAGCGACGACTGGACCGTCGACGTCGCCTACTCCTACCTGAAGGAAGACGATGCCGAAGTGAACCAGACCAGCGCCACCAAGGGCCGCTACACCTCCACCTACAAGAACAGCGCCCACGGCCTGGGCGCGCAGGTGACCTACCGCTTCTGA
- a CDS encoding DUF2167 domain-containing protein, translating to MSIKELILAGLIAAAIPCAFAAKPEAPVEDTAAATQVEEDGEATIEENGESMSEEEFLASLNFQQGKVVIGDNLATLDIPEQFVFLAGEDAERVLTDAWGNPPDEVLPLGMILPKGISPLADESWAVTVEYEENGYVSDEDAADIDYAEMLDDMKEEAKADNKWRAENGYEPVELIGWAAQPRYDADGRKLHWAKELKFGDAETHTLNYNIRVLGRKGVLVLNFIANMDQLPTIEQNLPAVLAMTEFNPGNRYADFNPELDKVAAYGLGALIAGKVAAKAGLFAMLLVLLKKFFFVPLAIGAWIINRIRGKKKEAPAEAQPQPTPEPQPVVVSEPAGTVMDMNKDDKPKIVE from the coding sequence ATGTCGATCAAGGAACTGATCCTGGCCGGCCTCATCGCCGCTGCCATTCCTTGCGCATTCGCCGCGAAGCCCGAAGCCCCCGTCGAAGACACCGCTGCCGCCACCCAGGTGGAAGAGGACGGCGAGGCCACCATCGAGGAAAACGGCGAGTCGATGTCCGAGGAAGAGTTCCTCGCCAGCCTGAACTTCCAGCAGGGCAAGGTGGTGATCGGCGACAACCTCGCCACCCTCGATATTCCCGAGCAGTTCGTCTTCCTCGCTGGCGAGGACGCCGAGCGCGTGCTGACCGACGCCTGGGGCAACCCGCCGGACGAGGTCCTGCCGCTGGGCATGATCCTGCCCAAGGGCATCTCGCCGCTGGCCGATGAGTCCTGGGCGGTGACGGTGGAGTACGAGGAGAACGGCTATGTCTCCGACGAAGACGCCGCCGATATCGACTACGCCGAAATGCTCGACGACATGAAGGAAGAGGCGAAGGCCGATAACAAGTGGCGCGCCGAGAACGGCTACGAGCCCGTCGAGCTGATCGGCTGGGCCGCCCAGCCGCGCTACGACGCCGACGGCCGCAAGCTGCACTGGGCCAAGGAGCTGAAGTTCGGCGACGCCGAGACCCACACCCTGAACTACAACATCCGCGTGCTGGGCCGTAAGGGCGTGCTGGTGCTGAACTTCATCGCCAACATGGACCAGCTGCCGACCATCGAGCAGAACCTGCCGGCGGTGCTGGCCATGACCGAGTTCAACCCGGGCAACCGCTACGCCGACTTCAACCCCGAGCTGGACAAGGTCGCGGCCTATGGCCTGGGCGCACTGATCGCCGGCAAGGTCGCCGCCAAGGCCGGCCTGTTCGCCATGCTGCTGGTGCTGCTGAAGAAGTTCTTCTTCGTGCCCCTGGCCATCGGTGCCTGGATCATCAACCGCATCCGTGGCAAGAAGAAGGAAGCACCCGCCGAGGCCCAGCCCCAGCCGACCCCCGAGCCGCAGCCCGTGGTGGTGAGCGAGCCGGCGGGAACGGTGATGGACATGAACAAGGACGACAAGCCCAAGATCGTCGAGTGA
- a CDS encoding glutathione peroxidase, with protein sequence MKSLPLLPFLALVAAPVLAAECPPLLQHSMQQLRSKENIDLCQRFAGKPLVVVNTASHCGFTPQFKGLEALYQRYKDDGLEVLGVPSDDFKQEADDSAETAKVCYVNYGVTFAMTQPQHVTGDEATPLYRDLIAQSGQSPRWNFYKYVVDRQGKVIAHFSSLTKPDDEDLVKAVEQALASEPL encoded by the coding sequence ATGAAATCCCTCCCTCTATTGCCTTTCCTGGCGCTGGTCGCCGCTCCCGTTCTGGCCGCCGAGTGCCCGCCGTTGCTCCAGCATTCGATGCAACAGCTGCGCTCGAAGGAGAACATCGACCTCTGCCAGCGCTTCGCCGGCAAACCGCTGGTGGTGGTCAACACCGCCAGCCACTGCGGTTTCACCCCTCAGTTCAAGGGCCTGGAGGCGCTCTACCAGCGCTACAAGGACGATGGCCTGGAAGTGCTCGGCGTGCCTTCCGACGACTTCAAGCAGGAGGCCGATGACAGCGCCGAGACGGCCAAGGTCTGCTACGTGAACTACGGCGTGACCTTCGCCATGACCCAGCCGCAACACGTCACCGGGGACGAGGCGACGCCGCTGTACCGCGACCTGATCGCGCAGTCCGGGCAGAGCCCGCGCTGGAACTTCTACAAGTACGTGGTGGATCGCCAGGGCAAGGTGATCGCCCATTTCTCCAGCCTCACCAAGCCGGACGACGAGGACCTGGTGAAAGCGGTGGAGCAGGCCCTGGCCAGCGAGCCGCTGTGA
- a CDS encoding MFS transporter, protein MTSVWRTSGWILLGASLILALSLGIRHGFGLFLAPMSAEFGWGREVFAFAIALQNLIWGLAQPVTGAIADRFGAMKTVIIGGVLYAVGLVLMGYSHSPLGLSLSAGLLIGIGLSGTSFSVILGVVGRAVPAEKRSMAMGIAAAAGSFGQFAMLPGTLGLLGWLGWSSALLALGLLVALIVPLAGMLKDNPLPVAAHEQTLGEALREASGHSGFWLLALGFFVCGFQVVFIGVHLPAYLVDQHLPAQVGTTVLALVGLFNVFGTYIAGWLGGRLSKPRLLTALYLLRAVVIVAFVYSPLSVWSAYAFGVAMGLLWLSTVPLTNGTVATLFGVRNLSMLGGIVFLFHQLGAFLGGWLGGYLYDHTGSYDMVWQISILLSLVAAALNWPVREQPVARLQALA, encoded by the coding sequence ATGACTTCCGTATGGCGCACGAGTGGCTGGATTCTCCTGGGGGCGTCGCTGATCCTCGCCCTGTCCCTGGGCATCCGCCACGGCTTCGGCCTGTTCCTGGCCCCGATGAGTGCCGAGTTCGGCTGGGGGCGCGAGGTGTTCGCCTTCGCCATCGCCCTGCAGAACCTGATCTGGGGCCTGGCACAGCCGGTGACCGGCGCCATCGCCGACCGCTTCGGGGCGATGAAGACGGTGATCATCGGCGGTGTGCTCTACGCCGTCGGGCTGGTGCTGATGGGCTACTCCCACTCGCCGCTGGGGCTGTCGCTGAGCGCGGGGCTGCTGATCGGCATCGGCCTGTCGGGCACTTCGTTCTCGGTCATCCTCGGCGTGGTCGGCCGCGCGGTGCCGGCAGAGAAGCGCAGCATGGCCATGGGCATTGCCGCGGCGGCCGGCTCCTTCGGTCAGTTCGCCATGCTGCCGGGCACCCTCGGGCTGCTCGGCTGGCTGGGCTGGTCCTCGGCGCTGCTGGCGCTGGGGTTGCTGGTGGCGCTGATCGTGCCGCTGGCGGGAATGCTCAAGGACAATCCGCTCCCGGTGGCCGCCCATGAGCAGACCCTGGGCGAGGCGCTGCGCGAGGCCTCCGGCCACTCCGGGTTCTGGCTGCTGGCTCTGGGTTTCTTCGTCTGCGGCTTCCAGGTGGTCTTCATCGGCGTGCACCTGCCGGCCTACCTGGTGGACCAGCACCTGCCGGCCCAGGTGGGCACCACGGTGCTGGCGCTGGTGGGGCTGTTCAACGTGTTCGGCACCTACATCGCCGGCTGGCTCGGGGGGCGCCTGTCCAAGCCGCGCCTGCTCACCGCGCTCTACCTGTTGCGGGCGGTGGTGATAGTCGCCTTCGTCTACTCGCCGTTGAGCGTCTGGAGCGCCTACGCCTTCGGCGTCGCCATGGGGCTGCTGTGGCTCTCCACGGTGCCGCTGACCAACGGCACCGTGGCCACCCTGTTCGGCGTGCGCAACCTGTCGATGCTCGGTGGTATCGTCTTCCTCTTCCACCAGCTCGGCGCCTTCCTCGGCGGCTGGCTGGGCGGCTACCTCTATGACCACACGGGCAGCTACGACATGGTCTGGCAGATTTCCATCCTCCTCAGCCTGGTGGCGGCGGCCCTGAACTGGCCGGTGCGCGAGCAGCCGGTGGCGCGGCTGCAGGCGCTGGCATGA
- a CDS encoding MarR family winged helix-turn-helix transcriptional regulator codes for MITTRCLCTRLRRASRNLTRIYDDALESVGINVAQYSLLNNLQRLDQPSITELAEALGLDRSTLGRNLRVLEGKGLVRMDEGEDQRNRLVALTTDGTACVAAALQAWEGVQARMTERLGDERRDALMALLGELESLD; via the coding sequence ATGATCACGACCCGATGCCTGTGCACGCGACTGCGTCGCGCCAGCCGCAACCTGACCCGTATCTACGACGACGCCCTGGAGAGCGTCGGGATCAACGTCGCCCAGTATTCGCTGCTGAACAACCTGCAGCGCCTCGACCAGCCGAGCATCACCGAGCTGGCCGAGGCGCTGGGGCTGGATCGCAGCACCCTCGGGCGCAACCTGAGGGTGCTGGAGGGCAAGGGCCTGGTGCGCATGGACGAGGGCGAGGACCAGCGCAACCGCCTGGTGGCCCTGACCACCGATGGCACGGCCTGCGTCGCGGCGGCGTTGCAGGCCTGGGAAGGCGTGCAGGCGCGGATGACCGAGCGCCTGGGCGATGAGCGCCGCGACGCGCTGATGGCGCTGCTGGGTGAACTGGAATCCCTGGACTGA